GGTAACACCTGGAATGAAGGTCGCGTCCGCTCGGTACGTAGCTATCATGAGTTGCCCGCCTGTAACGCTGCCTTGGCTCCACGTCAAAAGATCGAATCAAACAAGATACCTGCTACTCAAGTCGTGCCGTGGGCACCGTGGGAGATTCCGATAGAGGCGATCGAGTCGGAGGATGTCGTGCAAGAGGTCGCCCGTGCAAAGCGCCGTCCACGGAACCTGACTGCGGCTAATGGACCATCCATGCCGATGTTTGCTGAAATTGGGGAAGATGCTGGAGGGTGAGTGGAGACTGAGTGCCCGTCGGCCTGAAACCGACGGATGAATGCCTATTGATTTCAGCTATGTAGTAAGGAGGTGCAGAATGTCGCAGGATCGCCTGGCCCAAGAAACAAGGCGTCCTCGCGGCGATCGATGAAAGCGCCGGTGGCGAGGTCGAAGACCAGGCTTCGGTTCAGCTTGGGATTGAACGTGAAATCGAAGTTGTCGAGCGTCTTGTCGCGATCGCGAAAGGCGGCGAGTTTACGCCGCCGATCCAACAGCCGATCCGCGCGCCGGGTAAGTTCGTCAGAGACGAGTGTGGCCAGTAGATCGATCGGCGCCATCGGTTCGGCTTGCGCCTGCCGGAGGCGCGTTTCCAGCACAGCGGCTATGCCGCCGAGCCGGAGTTGGCGCAAGCTGCGTTGCAGTTCAATGAGGTTCATTCT
The sequence above is drawn from the Planctomycetia bacterium genome and encodes:
- a CDS encoding ATP-binding protein, with product MNLIELQRSLRQLRLGGIAAVLETRLRQAQAEPMAPIDLLATLVSDELTRRADRLLDRRRKLAAFRDRDKTLDNFDFTFNPKLNRSLVFDLATGAFIDRREDALFLGPGDPATFCTSLLHS